A window of the Henckelia pumila isolate YLH828 chromosome 3, ASM3356847v2, whole genome shotgun sequence genome harbors these coding sequences:
- the LOC140893611 gene encoding homeobox-leucine zipper protein HOX18-like encodes MDDKDEASNIKLGLDLGLGLTTYEPRRDYNSKKNKPVIFLDLSIPLHQNGHDTEFSSSVPKLIQVDEKQGSKAEDCERNYSKNNCSRKKLRLEKDQIILLEESFEHHSSLTMAQKQILAERLNLKPRQVEVWFQNRRARTKLKQTEVDCEFLKKNCETLSDENRRLKRQLLELRSTVKTENPLPPPAAPTLRQFFNPILPKAAAASLKITCPWCEKTWNNRGGAKQEMAAEAVMEVGHEDKRK; translated from the exons ATGGATGATAAAGATGAAGCTTCCAACATCAAACTCGGGCTCGACTTGGGGTTAGGCTTAACCACGTATGAGCCAAGAAGGGATTATAACTCTAAGAAGAATAAGCCGGTGATTTTTCTTGATCTTTCGATCCCGCTTCACCAAAATGGCCACGATACCGAGTTTTCGAGCTCGGTCCCGAAACTCATTCAAGTGGATGAGAAACAAGGGAGCAAGGCGGAGGATTGTGAAAGAAATTATTCCAAGAATAATTGTAGCAGAAAGAAGCTGAGGCTCGAGAAAGATCAGATCATCTTGCTTGAAGAGAGTTTTGAACACCACTCTTCCCTTACAATG GCTCAGAAACAAATACTTGCAGAAAGATTGAATCTCAAACCTAGACAAGTTGAAGTTTGGTTTCAGAACCGAAGAGCAAG GACAAAACTGAAGCAAACCGAGGTAGACTGCGAGTTCTTGAAGAAAAACTGCGAAACGCTCAGCGACGAGAATCGACGACTAAAGAGACAACTGTTGGAACTCCGATCAACGGTTAAAACAGAAAACCCACTGCCGCCACCTGCGGCTCCGACGCTGCGGCAGTTTTTCAACCCAATATTGCCAAAAGCTGCGGCGGCATCGCTTAAAATTACTTGCCCCTGGTGTGAAAAAACTTGGAACAATAGGGGCGGCGCGAAGCAGGAAATGGCGGCAGAAGCCGTTATGGAAGTGGGCCATGAAGATAAACGTAAGTAA